One genomic segment of Blattabacterium sp. (Blaberus giganteus) includes these proteins:
- a CDS encoding penicillin-binding protein produces MKEKRYILLYKSYLIGFLFTFIAALIIFNLLYIQNYSEGYKKYVIEKTIRTNLIKAKRGNIYASDNSILAMSVIRYDIHIDFRSISEKLFQENIYSLCNSLENLFKKPKFFFYKKFQYEKKKGNRYFLLSKNLDYPHFKILRNFPIFNKGQIRGGFIVEKKICRISTLENIGKRTLGYDDHRGKAGLEGAFSKYLKGRDGKRLEQRISFKIWKPLKSENEIHPEDGKDVYSTINIYLQDIAYHALLQELSISKADHGCVILMDIKSGEIPAMINLEKTKQNTYEDLRNFAVWEGNEPGSTFKTMAILAALEDKKIDVDMIVNTKGGVMKLKGKKIRDSHYNGYVKMNPKQILELSSNVGIAKIIYENYKENPEKFIEHLRKWKLDRKIGIDIPGESMPFIPSPGKKNWSSITLPWMTFGYNIKLTPLQILTFYNAIANQGKMIKPLFIRAIKHHGKNIKKYTKPIVMNPSIAGKSSLIKIQNMLEGVVKNGTAKKYYNPEYPYAGKTGTTQLNYWKKGTPVSYNSSFVGYFPAKNPKYSCIVVISKPEKGYYGIEVAVPVFDQIAKSIYTRIGRKTFLKNRKNQEDLLNKIMKSKNFFIDKWIMPNVMSVPGKEIIPILENRGFHIQYEGIGKVVTQSVLPGRKLKKNQIIFLKLEE; encoded by the coding sequence ATGAAAGAAAAAAGATATATTTTATTATATAAATCTTATTTAATTGGTTTTTTATTCACATTTATTGCCGCATTAATTATTTTCAATTTATTATATATTCAAAATTATTCAGAAGGATACAAAAAATATGTCATAGAAAAAACGATTCGAACCAATTTAATTAAGGCTAAACGTGGAAACATTTATGCGTCAGATAATAGTATATTAGCGATGTCTGTTATAAGATATGACATTCACATTGATTTTAGGTCTATATCTGAAAAATTATTTCAAGAAAATATTTATTCTTTATGTAATTCTTTAGAAAATTTATTTAAAAAACCAAAATTTTTTTTCTATAAAAAATTTCAATATGAGAAAAAAAAGGGAAATAGATATTTTTTATTATCGAAAAATTTAGATTATCCACATTTTAAAATATTACGAAATTTTCCTATTTTCAATAAAGGACAAATACGAGGCGGTTTCATTGTTGAGAAAAAGATATGTCGAATTTCCACATTGGAAAATATTGGAAAAAGAACATTAGGATATGATGATCATAGAGGAAAAGCAGGATTAGAAGGAGCTTTTAGTAAATATTTGAAAGGGAGAGATGGAAAAAGATTAGAACAACGTATTAGTTTTAAAATATGGAAACCATTGAAATCAGAAAATGAGATCCATCCAGAAGATGGAAAAGATGTTTATTCTACTATAAATATATATTTACAAGACATAGCCTACCATGCATTACTTCAAGAATTATCCATATCTAAAGCAGATCATGGATGTGTGATTTTAATGGATATAAAAAGTGGAGAAATTCCTGCTATGATCAATTTGGAAAAAACTAAACAAAATACTTATGAAGATTTAAGAAATTTTGCCGTATGGGAAGGAAATGAACCTGGATCGACTTTTAAAACGATGGCTATTCTTGCTGCTTTAGAAGACAAAAAAATAGATGTTGATATGATCGTTAATACTAAAGGCGGAGTTATGAAATTAAAAGGAAAAAAAATACGCGATAGTCATTACAATGGATATGTTAAAATGAATCCAAAGCAAATTTTAGAATTATCTTCAAACGTAGGCATTGCAAAAATTATTTATGAAAATTATAAAGAAAATCCGGAAAAATTCATAGAACACTTACGAAAATGGAAATTGGATAGAAAAATCGGGATAGACATTCCAGGGGAAAGCATGCCTTTTATCCCAAGTCCTGGAAAAAAAAATTGGAGTAGCATAACCTTGCCATGGATGACTTTTGGATATAATATTAAACTAACTCCTTTACAAATACTTACTTTTTATAATGCTATTGCAAATCAAGGTAAAATGATAAAACCTCTATTTATTCGAGCAATAAAACATCATGGAAAAAATATAAAAAAATATACCAAACCTATCGTTATGAATCCTTCTATAGCTGGAAAATCTTCTTTAATTAAAATTCAAAATATGTTAGAAGGAGTTGTCAAAAATGGAACAGCTAAAAAATATTATAATCCAGAATATCCTTATGCAGGAAAAACGGGAACAACACAGTTAAATTACTGGAAGAAGGGGACTCCTGTTTCTTATAATAGTTCTTTTGTAGGATATTTTCCTGCTAAAAATCCTAAATATTCTTGTATAGTAGTCATTTCAAAACCAGAAAAAGGATACTACGGAATTGAAGTAGCCGTTCCTGTATTTGACCAAATAGCTAAATCTATTTATACCAGAATAGGAAGAAAAACATTTTTAAAAAATAGAAAAAACCAAGAAGATTTACTAAATAAAATTATGAAGTCAAAAAATTTTTTTATTGACAAATGGATCATGCCTAATGTAATGTCTGTTCCTGGAAAAGAAATCATCCCTATATTGGAAAATAGGGGGTTTCATATTCAATATGAAGGGATAGGAAAAGTGGTGACTCAATCTGTTCTTCCAGGAAGAAAATTGAAAAAAAATCAGATTATATTTTTGAAATTAGAAGAATGA
- a CDS encoding UDP-N-acetylmuramoyl-L-alanyl-D-glutamate--2,6-diaminopimelate ligase produces the protein MKKFLKDVLKKVHVLKMIGKNTSKFIEGISIDSKIVQSNMIFVAKKGKITDGHKFIVDAIQKGANTIICENSPFFIHQHITYVLVKDCMEALGIISSNFYDHPTKKIKLIGITGTNGKTSVATILHQLFSKMGEKNILISTMGIKILSRKYPTTHTTPNIIEINKYLNISIQKGCKYAFMEVSSHGIYQKRIAGLLFEGGIFTNITHDHLDYHKSFDHYLYTKKFFFENLSKKAFALINLDDENSHKIIKKILAKTYFYGIKKNANFKIKILKENMNGNQLLINGHKIFTHLIGRFNIYNLLASYATAILLGINKNDILKKIKDIKPIKGRFEQFISRSGIQIIIDYAHNPDGLKSIFNTLKIIKKNDEKLICVIGCGGNRDVKKRSLMGKIVYETCDISIFTSDNPRYENLNKIFNDMKNFKSYIKKKSILTFVNRKKAIQTAIQIAKKKDIILIAGKGHETFQEIKGIRYSFNDMKIAKNLLKTYNK, from the coding sequence ATGAAAAAATTCTTAAAAGATGTTCTGAAAAAAGTACATGTGTTAAAAATGATAGGAAAAAATACTTCTAAATTTATAGAAGGAATTTCTATAGATTCAAAAATAGTACAATCTAATATGATTTTTGTAGCCAAAAAAGGAAAAATAACAGATGGACACAAATTTATTGTAGATGCAATCCAAAAAGGTGCCAATACTATAATTTGTGAAAACAGTCCTTTTTTCATTCATCAACATATAACCTATGTTCTGGTTAAAGATTGCATGGAAGCTTTAGGGATTATTTCATCTAATTTTTATGATCATCCTACAAAAAAAATTAAATTAATAGGAATAACCGGGACAAATGGAAAAACCTCTGTAGCTACGATACTTCATCAGTTATTTTCTAAAATGGGAGAAAAAAATATTCTTATTTCTACTATGGGAATCAAAATATTATCTAGAAAATATCCGACGACACATACAACTCCAAATATTATTGAAATTAATAAATATTTAAACATTTCAATCCAAAAAGGATGCAAATACGCTTTTATGGAAGTAAGCTCACATGGAATATATCAAAAAAGAATAGCAGGATTATTATTCGAAGGAGGAATTTTTACTAATATTACACATGATCACTTAGATTATCATAAATCTTTTGATCATTATTTATATACTAAAAAATTTTTTTTTGAAAATTTGTCTAAAAAAGCTTTTGCATTAATTAATTTAGATGATGAAAATTCGCATAAAATAATAAAAAAAATTTTAGCGAAAACCTATTTTTATGGTATAAAAAAAAATGCCAATTTTAAAATTAAAATTTTGAAAGAAAATATGAATGGAAATCAATTACTAATTAATGGTCATAAAATTTTTACCCATTTAATAGGAAGATTTAATATTTATAATTTATTAGCCAGTTACGCGACAGCAATTTTATTAGGAATAAATAAAAATGATATTCTGAAAAAAATAAAAGATATTAAACCTATAAAAGGTCGTTTTGAGCAATTTATATCCCGTTCTGGTATTCAAATTATTATAGATTATGCCCATAATCCAGATGGATTAAAATCTATTTTTAATACTCTTAAAATAATAAAAAAAAATGATGAAAAATTAATTTGTGTCATAGGTTGTGGAGGAAATAGAGATGTAAAAAAACGTTCTTTAATGGGTAAAATTGTTTATGAAACATGTGATATATCTATTTTTACATCTGATAATCCTAGATATGAAAATCTGAACAAAATATTCAATGATATGAAAAACTTTAAATCATATATAAAAAAAAAATCTATTTTAACTTTTGTTAATCGAAAAAAAGCTATTCAAACTGCAATCCAAATTGCCAAAAAAAAAGATATTATTTTAATAGCAGGAAAAGGACATGAAACTTTTCAAGAAATCAAAGGAATACGTTATTCTTTTAACGATATGAAAATCGCTAAAAATTTATTAAAAACTTACAACAAGTAA
- a CDS encoding Do family serine endopeptidase has product MKKIVFYIVLSSIMSSIITIAAYKQYTNKEEPLVFPYSSSKTRLSSLGSGSSSLVSSAGFPDFTRVVSKTIHAVVNVKNYSKKYNNQFDPFDFFFGFPDDFGNNRGRKPQKNDIPGLHGSGVIISPDGYIVTNNHVIKDAEKIEITLSDQRTYKAKLIGTDPNTDIALLKINEKNLPFIYFSDSNKVQVGEWVLAIGNPFDLNSTVTAGIISAKNRSLGILRGETSSAIESFFQTDAAVNPGNSGGALINTNGELIGINTAISSASGNFIGYSFAAPSNLVAKVIQDIKKYGTVQRAYLGVRGMDLSKTEYLKAYNKETHQSIKSQQGFLIGEVFEKSGASDAGLKKGDIIKSIDEKPIQNLADLSFIVGTKYPGDKVKVNIIRNRQKKTFHVILKDLQGRTKIRTKEEITPSELLGAIFEPLSQECKKDFGIGYGIRIIEIKTGRLSAIGLEEGDIILSINGEKMKKPNDVDRVLKKYSGDVTIKSIKQNGQVYIAGFEMN; this is encoded by the coding sequence ATGAAGAAAATAGTTTTTTATATTGTGCTAAGCAGTATTATGAGTTCAATCATAACTATTGCTGCATATAAACAATACACTAATAAAGAAGAGCCTTTAGTTTTTCCATATTCATCATCGAAAACAAGGTTATCCTCATTAGGTTCAGGTTCTTCATCATTGGTCAGTTCTGCAGGATTTCCTGATTTTACTAGAGTTGTATCCAAAACCATACATGCAGTAGTCAATGTAAAAAATTATTCAAAAAAATATAACAATCAATTTGATCCATTTGATTTCTTTTTCGGATTTCCTGATGATTTTGGAAATAATAGAGGGAGAAAACCTCAAAAAAATGATATTCCTGGACTTCATGGATCTGGAGTCATCATATCTCCTGATGGATATATTGTAACTAATAATCATGTTATAAAAGATGCAGAAAAAATAGAAATTACTTTGAGCGATCAAAGAACTTATAAAGCAAAATTAATAGGAACAGATCCTAATACTGATATCGCTTTATTAAAAATTAATGAAAAAAATTTACCTTTCATTTATTTTTCTGATTCTAATAAAGTACAAGTAGGAGAATGGGTTCTAGCTATAGGAAATCCTTTTGATTTAAATTCTACTGTAACAGCTGGAATTATTAGCGCTAAAAATAGAAGTTTGGGAATATTAAGAGGAGAAACCTCTTCCGCCATTGAATCTTTTTTTCAAACAGATGCCGCTGTAAATCCTGGAAATAGTGGAGGAGCATTAATTAATACTAATGGAGAATTGATTGGAATTAATACAGCCATTTCTTCAGCTTCAGGTAATTTTATAGGATATAGTTTTGCTGCTCCTTCTAACTTAGTAGCAAAAGTGATCCAAGATATCAAAAAATATGGAACCGTACAACGTGCATATTTAGGAGTGAGAGGAATGGATCTTTCTAAAACAGAATATTTGAAAGCTTATAATAAAGAAACACATCAAAGTATAAAATCACAACAGGGTTTTTTAATAGGAGAAGTATTTGAAAAAAGTGGAGCATCAGATGCCGGACTTAAAAAAGGAGACATCATAAAAAGCATAGATGAAAAACCGATACAAAATCTTGCCGATTTGTCATTTATTGTGGGAACAAAATATCCAGGAGATAAAGTAAAAGTGAATATAATACGAAACAGACAGAAAAAAACTTTTCATGTTATTTTAAAAGATTTACAAGGAAGAACAAAAATAAGAACTAAGGAAGAAATTACTCCATCTGAATTATTAGGGGCGATATTTGAACCACTAAGTCAAGAATGTAAAAAAGATTTTGGAATAGGTTATGGAATTAGAATCATAGAAATAAAAACAGGTCGTTTAAGTGCTATAGGGCTGGAAGAAGGAGACATCATTTTATCTATTAATGGAGAAAAAATGAAAAAACCTAATGACGTTGATCGAGTTTTAAAAAAATACTCAGGAGATGTGACCATAAAATCTATTAAACAAAACGGACAAGTATACATAGCAGGATTTGAAATGAATTAA
- a CDS encoding LptF/LptG family permease: MKIIDRYIIRNFIETFIFITLSLQFLSVIIDISQRMHRLENNQGSIKEALIFYYPFWSIWLINTFSPISVFLSVIFFTSKLNHNSEITAILSSGISFRRLALPYLISSIMIGIVALITNYYFLPIANKKKNQFHYQYLLSPKYKNKYENNQTISAQISKNEYIFIRNFSKRENIGKECVYQKFNENKLAYILKCRNIFWSKKHKIYILFDYRETIIKKNHDFFIKGDYKIIKLPITPEQLLPEEYIAETMNIHELKKFIDVEKNKRNINMHLNEYYQRTSLPFSTFIFTILGLSISTKRKKGEIAYNMIIGIALAFFYIFFIEITKIYSTKDYIPSYLAVWLPNVIYGIITMLFYWNRNIN; the protein is encoded by the coding sequence ATGAAAATTATTGATCGTTATATTATTCGTAATTTCATTGAGACTTTTATATTTATTACTCTTTCGCTACAATTTCTGTCTGTGATTATAGATATTTCACAACGTATGCATCGTTTAGAAAATAATCAAGGATCAATTAAAGAGGCTTTAATTTTTTATTATCCTTTTTGGTCCATATGGTTAATTAACACTTTTTCTCCTATTTCCGTTTTTTTATCTGTTATTTTTTTCACATCTAAATTAAACCATAATTCAGAAATCACAGCTATTTTATCAAGTGGGATCAGTTTTAGAAGATTGGCTCTTCCTTATTTGATATCATCTATTATGATAGGAATTGTAGCTTTAATAACAAATTATTATTTTTTACCTATAGCTAACAAAAAAAAAAATCAATTCCATTATCAATATCTTTTGAGTCCAAAATATAAAAATAAATATGAAAATAATCAAACAATAAGCGCTCAAATTTCAAAAAATGAATATATTTTTATTCGAAATTTTTCAAAAAGAGAAAATATAGGAAAAGAATGTGTATATCAAAAATTCAATGAAAATAAATTAGCGTACATTTTAAAATGTAGAAACATTTTTTGGTCTAAAAAACATAAAATATATATTTTATTTGATTACAGAGAAACTATAATCAAAAAAAATCATGATTTTTTTATTAAAGGAGATTATAAGATTATAAAATTACCCATAACTCCTGAACAACTTTTACCAGAGGAATACATAGCAGAAACTATGAATATTCATGAATTGAAAAAATTTATTGATGTAGAAAAAAACAAAAGAAATATAAATATGCATTTAAATGAATATTATCAAAGAACAAGTTTGCCCTTTTCTACTTTCATATTTACCATTTTGGGATTATCTATATCTACAAAAAGAAAAAAAGGAGAAATTGCTTATAATATGATTATAGGAATTGCATTAGCTTTTTTTTATATTTTTTTTATAGAAATTACAAAAATATATTCCACCAAGGATTATATCCCTTCTTACTTAGCTGTTTGGCTTCCTAATGTGATTTATGGAATAATTACAATGTTATTTTATTGGAATAGAAATATCAATTAA
- the rsmH gene encoding 16S rRNA (cytosine(1402)-N(4))-methyltransferase RsmH, with the protein MNNQSHHKSVLTKESIENLITDQNGIYVDATFGGGGHSYAILKKLNKKATLIALDQDKESIKKNWIEDKRFHLFHNNFIHIRDILNRNHIGKVSGILADLGISSLQIDNPERGFSNQLNCILDMRMNQESSYSAQNVINECSREELFHIFYEYGEFKNAKKIVDKIFKKRFKKNITTTSDLIHLFFIKGSFKKRKKFFARLFQSIRIEVNNEINILKNFLLESSRILFPGGRIAMISYHSIEDRIIKYFFKKGIIINKKKLKTLPFRMIHKKVIKPNIQEIINNPRSRSAKLRIAEKNL; encoded by the coding sequence ATGAATAATCAATCCCATCATAAATCAGTTCTTACAAAAGAAAGTATAGAAAATTTAATTACAGATCAAAATGGTATTTATGTAGATGCCACATTTGGAGGGGGAGGCCATTCTTATGCTATTTTAAAAAAATTAAATAAAAAAGCAACCTTGATCGCTTTGGATCAGGATAAAGAATCCATAAAAAAAAATTGGATTGAAGATAAACGTTTCCATTTATTTCACAATAATTTTATTCATATACGTGATATTTTGAATCGAAATCATATTGGTAAAGTATCGGGAATATTAGCGGATTTAGGAATTTCTTCTTTACAAATAGATAATCCTGAAAGAGGATTTTCGAATCAATTAAATTGTATTTTAGATATGAGAATGAACCAGGAATCTTCTTATTCTGCTCAAAATGTCATAAATGAATGTTCAAGGGAAGAGTTATTTCATATATTTTATGAATATGGAGAATTTAAAAATGCAAAAAAAATTGTAGATAAAATATTTAAAAAACGTTTTAAAAAAAATATTACAACGACTTCGGATTTAATTCATCTTTTTTTTATAAAAGGATCTTTTAAAAAGAGAAAAAAATTTTTTGCTAGACTTTTTCAGTCTATACGAATAGAAGTTAATAATGAAATAAATATTTTAAAGAATTTTTTATTAGAATCTTCTAGGATTTTATTCCCAGGAGGAAGAATTGCTATGATTTCGTATCATTCTATAGAAGATAGAATCATTAAATATTTTTTTAAAAAGGGAATTATAATAAATAAAAAAAAATTAAAAACTCTTCCATTTAGAATGATACATAAAAAAGTAATCAAACCAAATATTCAAGAAATCATAAATAATCCACGATCTAGAAGCGCTAAATTAAGAATTGCAGAAAAAAACTTGTAA
- the tgt gene encoding tRNA guanosine(34) transglycosylase Tgt, with translation MKFNLIKTDCHSKARIGILETDHGKIETPIFMPVASKGYVKSVPIHELYKISKIILGNAYHLHFQPGIEVLHKAGGIHSFLNWKESILTDSGGFQIFSMRKLNKITEDGVVFKSIINGSYHFFSPEKSMEIQRFIGGDIIMAFDDCPPFPCSHTEAKKSVKKTHHWLKKCYSYLQNNPEIYNYQQSFFPIIQGSIYTDLRKYSAEEISLLEAEGYAIGGLSLGEEKEQTHSITNLVTDILPKKKPRYLMGIGNPVDLLEGIALGIDMFDCVLPTRNGRHGMLFTWKGIINIKNKKWEKDYSCLDEFGNSYVDQLYSKSYVRHLFLSRDNLAKEIASIHNLSFYFHLIQEAKIHIMHNNFFHWKKYMIPLLKKRL, from the coding sequence ATGAAATTTAACTTAATTAAAACGGATTGCCATTCCAAAGCAAGAATAGGAATTTTAGAAACAGATCACGGTAAAATAGAAACCCCTATTTTTATGCCAGTAGCTTCAAAAGGTTATGTTAAATCTGTTCCAATACATGAACTTTATAAAATATCTAAAATCATTCTTGGAAACGCTTATCATTTACATTTTCAGCCAGGTATTGAAGTATTACATAAAGCAGGAGGAATTCATTCTTTTCTGAATTGGAAGGAATCTATATTAACAGATAGTGGAGGATTTCAAATTTTTTCCATGAGAAAATTAAATAAAATAACTGAAGATGGAGTTGTATTTAAATCTATTATAAACGGATCTTATCATTTTTTTTCTCCTGAGAAATCTATGGAAATTCAACGTTTTATAGGTGGAGACATTATTATGGCTTTTGACGATTGCCCCCCCTTTCCCTGCAGTCATACAGAAGCGAAAAAATCGGTAAAAAAAACACATCATTGGTTAAAAAAATGTTATTCCTATTTACAAAATAATCCAGAAATATATAATTATCAACAAAGTTTTTTTCCGATTATACAAGGAAGTATTTATACGGATTTAAGAAAATATTCTGCAGAAGAGATTTCTTTGTTAGAAGCGGAAGGTTACGCTATAGGTGGATTAAGTTTAGGAGAAGAAAAAGAACAAACACATAGTATTACTAATTTAGTAACAGATATTTTACCTAAAAAAAAACCTAGGTATTTAATGGGAATAGGGAATCCTGTAGATCTTTTAGAAGGAATCGCTCTCGGTATAGATATGTTCGATTGTGTTTTACCGACAAGAAATGGACGTCATGGAATGCTATTTACATGGAAGGGAATCATAAATATAAAAAATAAAAAATGGGAAAAAGATTATTCTTGTTTAGATGAATTTGGAAATTCTTACGTAGATCAATTATATAGTAAATCTTATGTAAGACACCTTTTTTTATCTAGAGATAATTTAGCAAAAGAAATCGCTTCTATTCATAATCTTTCTTTTTATTTTCATCTTATTCAAGAAGCAAAAATACATATTATGCACAATAATTTTTTTCATTGGAAAAAATATATGATTCCTTTGTTAAAAAAACGTTTATAA
- a CDS encoding FtsL-like putative cell division protein: MKINIQDILKGKFLVKEDAYRSWNFIVFITVLSLISITSSHMMDRKIRKITKISEEIKELKSEYADIHSKCMKMQLASFIKKKLVNGLKNLESPPYELVIENKKNMDKTQENK; encoded by the coding sequence ATGAAAATAAATATACAAGATATTCTAAAAGGAAAATTTTTAGTAAAAGAAGACGCTTATCGTAGTTGGAATTTTATTGTTTTTATTACTGTATTATCTTTAATAAGCATTACCAGTTCACATATGATGGACCGAAAAATTAGAAAAATAACTAAAATTAGTGAAGAAATAAAAGAATTAAAATCTGAATATGCAGATATTCATAGCAAATGTATGAAAATGCAATTAGCCTCTTTTATAAAAAAAAAATTAGTTAATGGATTAAAAAATTTAGAATCTCCTCCATACGAATTAGTCATAGAAAATAAAAAAAATATGGATAAAACACAAGAAAATAAATAA
- the mraY gene encoding phospho-N-acetylmuramoyl-pentapeptide-transferase, with protein MIYFFIFFKSIIAISFFININSVYSRAIIAFFLSFCIALILYQKIICLNRKNSIIGEKIRDLGLFGQKEKEGTPTMGGIVMIFSTLISTIFFSTLNNVYVLMLIMTTLYMGCIGFIDDCIKIKYNKKGLSIMLKILSQILLGIFVGITMYFNTSISIQKQKIESQNSHFSKKKEYGFKTSLPIFSSCHNYEFDYAYLLSWYHQKCKKYAWVVFIPIVIGIITFLSNGANITDGIDGLTAGISSIIFATLSLLSIISSNKIYSYYFHFIYIPHIEEIIIFSFSFLGSLISFLWYNTYPAQIFMGDTGSLTIGGVIATLAIINRKELTLPILCGIFFIENISVIIQVLYFKYSKKKYGIGKRIFLMAPLHHHFQKIGYHENKIFNRFIIIQMMLSMLVFILLII; from the coding sequence ATGATTTATTTTTTTATTTTTTTTAAATCCATAATTGCTATCTCTTTTTTTATCAATATAAATTCTGTTTATTCCAGAGCGATTATAGCTTTTTTTTTATCGTTTTGTATAGCTTTGATTTTGTATCAAAAAATTATATGTTTGAACCGAAAAAATAGCATTATAGGAGAAAAAATACGAGATCTTGGACTTTTTGGTCAAAAAGAAAAAGAAGGGACCCCAACCATGGGTGGTATCGTCATGATATTTTCCACATTAATTTCTACAATATTTTTTTCTACCTTAAATAATGTATATGTATTAATGTTGATAATGACTACATTGTATATGGGTTGTATTGGATTTATAGATGATTGTATTAAAATAAAATATAATAAAAAAGGACTTAGTATAATGTTAAAAATATTAAGTCAAATTTTATTAGGAATTTTTGTTGGAATCACTATGTACTTTAATACAAGTATTTCTATTCAAAAACAAAAAATAGAATCACAAAATTCACATTTTTCTAAAAAAAAAGAATATGGGTTCAAAACCTCTTTACCCATTTTTTCTTCTTGTCATAATTATGAATTTGACTATGCTTATCTTTTGAGTTGGTATCATCAAAAATGTAAAAAATATGCATGGGTTGTTTTTATTCCGATTGTTATTGGAATTATTACATTTTTATCCAATGGAGCAAATATAACTGATGGAATCGACGGATTAACAGCTGGAATTTCTTCTATCATTTTTGCCACATTATCTTTATTATCTATAATTTCCAGTAATAAAATATATTCATACTATTTTCATTTTATATATATTCCTCATATAGAAGAAATTATCATATTCTCTTTTTCTTTTTTAGGATCTTTGATAAGTTTTCTTTGGTATAATACTTATCCAGCTCAAATTTTCATGGGAGATACTGGTAGCTTAACTATAGGAGGAGTCATTGCTACACTAGCTATTATAAATAGAAAAGAATTAACATTGCCTATTTTATGTGGAATTTTTTTTATAGAAAATATTTCTGTAATCATACAAGTACTATATTTTAAATATTCTAAAAAAAAATATGGCATAGGAAAAAGAATTTTTCTCATGGCTCCTTTACATCATCATTTTCAAAAAATAGGATATCATGAAAATAAAATTTTCAATCGTTTTATTATCATACAAATGATGCTTTCTATGTTAGTATTTATTTTATTAATTATATAA